In Syntrophobacterales bacterium, the genomic stretch CCAAAGACGCCAGGTACAGGGTTTGCCATAGGAATGGAAAGACTGGCCATGCTTTCAGGGGCCACGATAGCGATGAGAGATCCTGTCTATTATTTTGCGTATGTCGGAGAGAAGGCGAAGAAGTTTGTGATCCCCGTACTCAGGGCCTTTGCGGACAATGGATTATCGCTCCGGTATGACTACGAGGGAAAATCACTTAAGTCTCAAATGAGATACGCAGACAGTCTGAAGGCTGATTTTGTTCTGATCCTCGGGGATGATGAGATTAACCGCGGAGTGGTGACACTGAGAAACATGAAGACTAAGGCCCAGCGGGAGATTCCTCTTGATCCTTCAAGAATGCCCGTCGAAGTTACGAAACTGGTTTGATCGTATACTTTGCCTCATGGAGTGTTCCGACCATCTTGTCCTACTTCTCCACCCAATCTATCATTTCCCCTCATACACACAATGCTATAGAGGAGGAATGATATTCAAAACCTGTAAGGCGTTTGCGCCCCTGCGCTGGTCTTTCCGGATACTATCCCCATAGGCAAGGAAAAGATAATCAGATACGAGAAGACGACGAAATTGTTGTAAATTATAACTCACATGCGACATTTTCTACACAAAGAAAAGATTTTGGTTAATTTTTGTGTAGCCATTTTACATTATATTTACTAAAATAATTCAGAACTCATGATATATACAAGTCCGTGCAATCCTTTGATTGATAACGCTATGTATGTTGAGGAACTGATTTATGACGATGTGAACCGAATTGCGATGGAAAAGTCAGAGCGGGCGATAAAGGCATGGATTATTTCCCGGGGATAAAAAATCTCTGAGACAGAAGTATTGAGTTGGATTCATGCAGGCATTGATGGATTGGAACTGGAGGGTGAGTTGATTAATGAAGATATGGTATACGATTTCGTGCCTATTGATGATCCCACTAAGGATGAACCTCATTTTATATCAAAAAAGATTCTAGGCGCTATTCAGCACCTTGACCCCGGAGGTGCGCTTGAAATTATGGTCTTGCCCAAGAAGATGAAAGAGATTCCTGACAACAGTTTTGTGGTGATGAACGGTAGCGCACTTACGGGCGTAAAGGACAATTTCTATGTCAAAGTCATGACGATCATGAAGGATAAGAGCGTGAAGGGCATGATCAACGCTGACGGGGACATGCCGAGAAATGAGTGTCGAGGCTGCCTGACTTTACCTAATAAAGCCCAACATTTACGGATTTGACAGGCTTACGGAAAAGAGCGTGATTGGAATTGAGGAAATAATCGAATATGCGAAACCGTATCAGGCGTACATTGAGTGCATAATTATCAATGAATCCCAGAAGGACTGCTTGGTTTTCCTGGAGGGTGTTTTTCCCCAAAGTGAAAGTACGTAAGTGTCGTGGGCCGGGAAATGCCCTTCTCGCGGATGCCATATCTAGATTGAGTTCCGACGGAGCTTCTTCTGGGGTGTCCTGTCTTGGCGTCACGTACGGATAGCATGAGTCGAGGTACCAGTTGTGTGTGCAGGAGGTGTAAAATATGAATAAAATTATGATTGTTAAAAAAATTTAATTTACTTATTTGAAATGATATATTATGTTTATCTAAATAAAGAAAGGAGGTGAAAGTAGATGAAGAAATTAGTGGTGTTATTTATAGCAATTTCCTTTTTTGCAAGTTTTTCTTTGATCGGGTGCGGCCAGTCATCGGAGCCTGCGAAGCCAGCTCCGCAAGAAGAGGCGAAACCGGCAGAACCAGCGGCAGAACCAGCGAAAGAAGCAGCACCGGCAACTCCGGCCCAGGACACAACAGCAACACCTGCCCCGGAAAAAGCAGAACCAGAATCGGCGAAAAAATAGTTATCAAATATCAGGGTATATCCTTGAGGGTATACCCTGAATGATGAAAGAAGGGGAGGACCATGAAAATTAGATCGTTTGGCATTATTGTGTTAGCTCTTGTTCTTGGTACGGTCTTGACCGGCTGTGGTTGTTTTATGCAGGCCCAGAAAGGTGAGGAAGCGCCTCCACCTCCTCCAGAGGTACAAGCGGTTGCGCCTGAGGAGGCAAAGGTGGAAACCCCGGTAGCATCAGAACCAGCCCCTGCACCGGAGGCTGTAATGTTGAAAAGTATAAATTTTGATTTCGATAGATATAATATCAGACCCGGTGACGAAGCAATACTAAAAGAAAACGAGGGTTGGTTTAAGGCAAATCCCGGGAAGAATGTGAAAATCGAAGGGCACTGCGATGAGCGGGGCACTGTAGAGTACAACTTGGTTCTCGGACAGAAGAGAGCCGATGCGACCAAGAATTACCTTGTGAATCTCGGTATAGACGATAAAATTCTTGAGACTGTGAGTTATGGCAAGGAAAGGCCCATTGATCCAAGACACAAAGAAGAAGCATGGGCAAAGAATAGAAGGGCCAATATCGTCCCAGTTCAGTAAGTTGTCGAGAAATGAGGAGGGTAATTCCGTTACCCTCCCCTTTATCGATAGTGGTGAAAAATTATCGGAACATCTATCGTTAGACCAATCGGTTAAAGCCGATATCAGTAGAGTCTCCAAATTATACCCTTTTAGAATTTCTAGGCATTATTTATCGCTTATAAAGAAAGAAGCGCCCCTGTCGTGTCCGATCGGGCGTCAGGCTATACCCTGCGTTGACGAACTTACCGGGGAAGGGGAAGTGGATCCCCTTAACGAAAAAGGCAGTCTTATTACGCCGGTCTTTATAAAACGATATCCCGGGAGAGGAGTATTTCTGGTGAGCGCCGAATGTGCCATGTATTGCAGGTATTGCAACAGGCGGCGTCTGGTCGGGAAGGAATGGAACCCGGTACTGTTCCGTGAGGAGACTCTCGATTATCTTGAAAAGGACAAGGAGATCAGGGAGGTAATCCTTTCGGGAGGAGATCCTTTGATGCTGGCGTCTGAAGAGTTGTCTTATATCCTTTCTAGACTGAAACGGATGGGTAAGGCGATTATACGCGTAAGCACGCGCCTCCCGGTAGTATGCCCCGAAAGGGTAACCGAAGCATACTATGATCTAATCAGAGATAACTCACCTTTATGGGTAGTCATCCATATAAACCATCCGAACGAGATATCTCCAGAGTTTACGGCTGTAGTACGACGATTGTTGAGGTCAGGAGCGGTTCTCGTGAGTCAAACCGTGCTGTTAAGGGGGGTGAACGATTGTCCTCACATCCTTGCCCGGCTTTTTGAAGAGCTTGTGAGTAACGGGATCAAGCCATATTATCTCTTCCAACTGGATGAAGTTGCAGGTGCGTACCATTTCAAGGTGAGGCTGGATAGAGGGATGGAGATAATGAGGACGCTCAGGAAAAATATTTCAGGCCTTGCCATGCCGTATTATGCCCTTGACATATCCGGAGGCTTTGGAAAGGTCCCACTGGATCACCAATATATAAAGGGAAAAAGACATGGTGTTGTCACAATAGAAAGTCCTTTGAGTGGATTTGGCATCTATGATGACAATGGAACGGAGAGCCATTGCATGAGTTGTCATATCTGTCGCCCTGTGGAACCGAAAATTTAGAAGAGAAAGCGTTCGACTACAGGAAGATATGCAGAAAGCATTGATGGAAACATCAATTTTTGGACTTTATGTCCTGTCTTTCTTATTGTCATGCGGCAGAGGCTTGAAAATTGCTTTCGTGTAGTTCACTGCTGAAAGTATGCTGAAAAAGAGAGCGATGTATATAATGATCAAACCTATTTGACGGATGGAACTGTTGAAGTCGACACATGAGATACCGATGTACTGGAGGTAGTCACACATGCTGTAATTGCTTTTTTCCGGAACATTAAATAATATACACGAGATCCCGATGATCTGAAAGGTTGTTTTTAGTTTCCCGGAAAAAGACGGATAAATGGCGATGCCCTCCATGGCGTAAAACGATCGGAGGCCGTTTATAAGGAATTCTCTACCAACGAGAATAATGGTGACCCACAGAGGTACGAGTCTGTAAAACGTCAAAGTAATAAGAACTGATGAGACAAGGAGCTTATCGGCAATAGGATCAAGGTAAAGACCGAGTTTGGTAGTGAGCCTCATTTTCCGAGCCATAAACCCGTCAAGGCCGTCTGTTATTCCCGCTACAATAAAGAGAAGGCATGCAGCGAAAAAAAATCTTTCATCCTCGGTAGAAATAAATACGATTATTACGGGGATGAAAAGGATTCGAACTACACTCAATCTGTTTGGCAGTGTCCAGACAGATGTCTTTTCATCCTTATCCTTCATATGGGTTTTTCAGCTTGTTATAATAGTATTTTACTCGCTTGATGAAATTCCGTGTCTCTTCTATGGGCGGAATGTTCATCTTGTGCTCTATAACTTTTTGAGGGCCTGCATTATATGCTGCGAGTGTGAGCTCCAAGTCTCCGAAAGTATCTTCCAAGTATCGCAGGTAGCGGGCACCGCCCTTTATATTCTCGTCCGGATCGAAAGGGTTACCTACCTTCATCAGTTTCGCAGTATTGGGCATAAGCTGCATCAAGCCCTGAGCTCCTTTTTGTGAGATGGCGTTGGGATTAAAATTGGACTCCGCCTTTACTACCGCTTTTACGAGCGACGGATCGACGCCATGAGTCTCGGAATGCCGGGCGATAAGAGAGTCGTAAAGACTATTATTGATCTTGCCGCCCTTGAAGTCGCCGGTCGACACCATCACCCCTTTTTTATCTGAAATTACTGTATGGTATTTTTTCCCGATCGGGGTTATATTGGTGAAATGAGAGACACCTTCTTCATCCACGTAACCATACACGGCACAATAGGCGGAGAAAGGGGAAAAAAGGATCATACCCAATATGAGCAGCTTCAATAACATCACCATGTATTTTCATCATTTTTTACCTTTTTGTCAAGTTTTTTAGAGACATTTGATGAATCGAAACAATAATTATGATGGGAGATCTGGTTGATAGTTCGCAATGAAGCCTTTGTAGTCTCGAAAGATGTGACAAGAGAGATAAAGATTAGGTCATCAAATTCATAAGGAGCTGAGATTGAGCGGAACGCTCTATGTAGTTGCCACACCGATAGGCAATCTGAAAGATATCACTCTGAGAGCCATTGAGGTTCTTGGGGCTGTGGATTTTATCGTAGCGGAAGATCGGGATCGCGCCCTTAAGCTTCTGAGTCATCTTGATATAAGAAAGCAGATTATTTCCATCAACAGTTACTCAGAAGAGAGAAAAGCAAAAGAAGTGTGTGAAAGGATCGAGGACGACAAATCGGCTGCACTCATAACAGCCGCCGGTACCCCATGCGTATCAGACCCTGGAAGGGCTGTGGTAAACCGGTGCCGCGAAGCAGGAATCGAAGTGACGGCTGTGCCCGGACCTTCAGCTGCAGTCGGGGCTCTCTCTATATCTGGCCTCTATACTGACAGATTCTTGTTCTACGGATTTCTTCCTTTGAAGAAAGGGAAGAAGAAGAAGGTTCTTAGAGAGATGGCTCAATTGCCTTATGCGATTATTCTTTACGAATCTCCCCGGAGGGTGAGAGAGACTCTTCTGGTTGCTTACGAGGAAATGGGAGATCGGGAGGCGGCAGTCTTCAAAGAACTCACCAAAGTCCACGAGGAGGTTTGGAGAGGCACGTTGGGAAACCTCCTCGTGGACTTTGGTGAAGCCGAGCTGAAAGGGGAGTATGTTCTTATTGTCGGCGGAGCTGCTACTGGGAATGGGAGATACAGTAAAGACGAGAATCGACATCCGTAAAGCTGGCCCAGGACATAAAGACGGTCGTTGCCTCTGAAGGAGAGGAAAAAGGCGGGGAAGATCGGGGCTTCCATCGCAATAAAATGGTGTAATCCAGGCAACTTTAAGTTAAGTTAAGTTTCCCGCACCAGCATGTGATTGGCAACGGTAAGAAGCGCTTTCTTGTAAGGGGAGTCTTCGAAAATTTTCAGGTGGTCTCTTGCGGTTGTAATATGTTTTATGATCATATCGGAGGTATATCCAATACCGCTGTGTTTCTCTATGATTCTGCGAACTACGTCGAAATCTCGTTGCGTCATGGTTGGTTTTTCGAGAACCTT encodes the following:
- the pal gene encoding peptidoglycan-associated lipoprotein Pal, which translates into the protein MKIRSFGIIVLALVLGTVLTGCGCFMQAQKGEEAPPPPPEVQAVAPEEAKVETPVASEPAPAPEAVMLKSINFDFDRYNIRPGDEAILKENEGWFKANPGKNVKIEGHCDERGTVEYNLVLGQKRADATKNYLVNLGIDDKILETVSYGKERPIDPRHKEEAWAKNRRANIVPVQ
- a CDS encoding KamA family radical SAM protein, with product MARKGPLIQDTKKKHGQRIEGPISSQFSKLSRNEEGNSVTLPFIDSGEKLSEHLSLDQSVKADISRVSKLYPFRISRHYLSLIKKEAPLSCPIGRQAIPCVDELTGEGEVDPLNEKGSLITPVFIKRYPGRGVFLVSAECAMYCRYCNRRRLVGKEWNPVLFREETLDYLEKDKEIREVILSGGDPLMLASEELSYILSRLKRMGKAIIRVSTRLPVVCPERVTEAYYDLIRDNSPLWVVIHINHPNEISPEFTAVVRRLLRSGAVLVSQTVLLRGVNDCPHILARLFEELVSNGIKPYYLFQLDEVAGAYHFKVRLDRGMEIMRTLRKNISGLAMPYYALDISGGFGKVPLDHQYIKGKRHGVVTIESPLSGFGIYDDNGTESHCMSCHICRPVEPKI
- the pgsA gene encoding CDP-diacylglycerol--glycerol-3-phosphate 3-phosphatidyltransferase, translating into MKDKDEKTSVWTLPNRLSVVRILFIPVIIVFISTEDERFFFAACLLFIVAGITDGLDGFMARKMRLTTKLGLYLDPIADKLLVSSVLITLTFYRLVPLWVTIILVGREFLINGLRSFYAMEGIAIYPSFSGKLKTTFQIIGISCILFNVPEKSNYSMCDYLQYIGISCVDFNSSIRQIGLIIIYIALFFSILSAVNYTKAIFKPLPHDNKKDRT
- a CDS encoding lytic transglycosylase domain-containing protein, yielding MVMLLKLLILGMILFSPFSAYCAVYGYVDEEGVSHFTNITPIGKKYHTVISDKKGVMVSTGDFKGGKINNSLYDSLIARHSETHGVDPSLVKAVVKAESNFNPNAISQKGAQGLMQLMPNTAKLMKVGNPFDPDENIKGGARYLRYLEDTFGDLELTLAAYNAGPQKVIEHKMNIPPIEETRNFIKRVKYYYNKLKNPYEG
- the rsmI gene encoding 16S rRNA (cytidine(1402)-2'-O)-methyltransferase, whose product is MSGTLYVVATPIGNLKDITLRAIEVLGAVDFIVAEDRDRALKLLSHLDIRKQIISINSYSEERKAKEVCERIEDDKSAALITAAGTPCVSDPGRAVVNRCREAGIEVTAVPGPSAAVGALSISGLYTDRFLFYGFLPLKKGKKKKVLREMAQLPYAIILYESPRRVRETLLVAYEEMGDREAAVFKELTKVHEEVWRGTLGNLLVDFGEAELKGEYVLIVGGAATGNGRYSKDENRHP